One window of the Diospyros lotus cultivar Yz01 chromosome 12, ASM1463336v1, whole genome shotgun sequence genome contains the following:
- the LOC127786662 gene encoding E3 ubiquitin-protein ligase RING1-like translates to MSSATTTAAVERHTYWCHECDMSVSLLSSSTATSSLRCPHCSDFLEHMDSPLFNPNPNPNPSPTLIPLASLLDSAAASQNPDLAAVLHSNSDDNYLLDSPYLHRLIHHLTANSQSSDPSAAGCRLHSPTSKSALEAIPNVTITATLLGLDPVILCAVCKDQFLVGAEVKQLPCKHMYHSDCILPWLSQHNSCPVCRFRLPTETNDGSKQGLPVESFDDADWVGFESTLRHIARRRRLMPAWRDGAVEESLMSPTQVGEAAAGIVERANSAETVSSWPSWYVEGGASVGGGGDGDSGSNARVNDDGDTLGH, encoded by the coding sequence ATGTCTTCCGCCACCACCACCGCCGCCGTGGAGAGGCATACTTATTGGTGCCATGAATGCGACATGAGcgtctctctcctctcctcttccACCGCCACTTCCTCTCTCCGCTGCCCTCATTGCTCCGACTTCCTCGAACACATGGACTCCCCTCTCTtcaaccctaaccctaacccgaACCCCAGCCCCACTCTCATCCCCCTCGCCTCCCTCCTCGACTCCGCTGCCGCCTCTCAGAATCCCGATCTGGCCGCCGTCCTGCACTCCAACTCCGACGACAACTACCTTCTCGACAGCCCTTACCTCCACCGCCTGATCCACCATCTCACCGCCAATTCCCAGTCCTCCGACCCCTCCGCCGCCGGCTGCCGCCTCCACTCCCCGACCTCCAAATCCGCTTTGGAAGCGATCCCTAATGTGACGATCACGGCCACATTGCTCGGCCTGGATCCGGTCATTCTCTGCGCCGTCTGCAAGGATCAGTTCCTGGTCGGTGCCGAAGTGAAGCAGTTGCCCTGTAAGCATATGTACCATTCGGACTGTATTCTGCCATGGCTTTCGCAGCACAACTCGTGCCCGGTGTGCCGGTTTCGGCTTCCGACCGAGACCAATGACGGCTCCAAGCAGGGGCTCCCGGTGGAGTCCTTCGATGATGCGGATTGGGTTGGTTTTGAGAGCACTCTGAGGCACATTGCCAGGAGGCGCAGGCTTATGCCTGCTTGGAGAGATGGTGCTGTGGAGGAGTCTCTGATGTCCCCCACGCAGGTTGGAGAAGCGGCGGCGGGTATTGTGGAGAGGGCTAATAGTGCGGAGACTGTGTCGAGCTGGCCCAGCTGGTATGTTGAAGGTGGTGCCAGTGTGGGTGGTGGAGGGGATGGAGACAGTGGCTCGAACGCCAGGGTGAATGACGATGGTGATACTTTGGGGCATTGA